Proteins encoded together in one Rhizobium bangladeshense window:
- a CDS encoding DUF982 domain-containing protein encodes MATEKWNDPVKVGFEGTDLRTVNGPFDALKCLADFWPSSRGLHYIKARSTCRAALDGRKSMDEARAEFLAAAEEAKLKLH; translated from the coding sequence ATGGCAACGGAAAAATGGAACGACCCAGTCAAGGTCGGCTTCGAAGGCACCGACCTCAGAACCGTCAATGGGCCGTTCGATGCGTTGAAATGTCTGGCAGATTTCTGGCCGAGTTCGCGCGGGCTTCATTATATCAAAGCCCGTAGCACCTGCCGGGCGGCGCTGGACGGCCGCAAAAGCATGGACGAGGCAAGAGCCGAGTTTCTGGCGGCGGCCGAAGAGGCGAAGCTGAAGCTGCATTGA
- the murA gene encoding UDP-N-acetylglucosamine 1-carboxyvinyltransferase encodes MDRIRIVGGNELNGIIPISGAKNAALPLMIASLLTSDTLTLENVPHLADVELLMRILGNHGVDVAVNGRRERQEDSYARTIHFTCRTIVDTTASYELVSKMRASFWVIGPLLAREGHCRVSLPGGCAIGTRPVDLFIDGLTALGATMEIDAGYINARAPDGGLIGARYTFPKVSVGATHVMMMAATLARGTTVIGNAAREPEVVDLANCLNAMGAKISGAGTSTITVEGVTSLSGARHRVLPDRIETGTYAMAVAMAGGDVVLENTDVALLETALETLRRAGADISATNNGMRVRRNGAGIKPVDIVTDPFPGFPTDLQAQFMALMTRSSGISHVTETIFENRFMHVQELARLGARISLSGQTAKIEGVERLRGAPVMATDLRASVSLVIAGLAAEGETTVSRVYHLDRGFERLEEKLTRCGAVVERISE; translated from the coding sequence ATGGATCGTATCAGAATTGTCGGCGGTAATGAGCTGAATGGCATCATTCCGATTTCCGGCGCCAAGAATGCCGCACTGCCGCTGATGATCGCCTCGCTTCTGACCAGTGACACGCTGACGCTGGAAAACGTGCCGCATCTGGCCGATGTCGAACTTCTGATGCGCATCCTCGGCAATCACGGCGTCGACGTCGCCGTTAACGGCCGCCGCGAGCGCCAGGAGGACTCCTACGCCCGCACGATCCATTTCACCTGCCGCACCATTGTCGATACCACCGCTTCTTACGAACTGGTCTCGAAGATGCGCGCCTCCTTCTGGGTCATCGGACCGCTCTTGGCGCGCGAGGGCCATTGCCGCGTGTCGCTGCCGGGCGGTTGCGCCATTGGCACGCGCCCCGTCGATCTCTTCATCGACGGCCTGACGGCGCTTGGCGCGACCATGGAGATCGATGCTGGCTATATCAATGCCAGGGCGCCGGATGGCGGCCTGATCGGCGCGCGCTACACTTTCCCGAAGGTCTCCGTCGGCGCCACCCATGTGATGATGATGGCGGCAACGCTTGCCCGCGGCACGACTGTCATCGGTAACGCCGCCCGCGAACCCGAAGTCGTCGATCTCGCCAACTGCCTGAACGCCATGGGCGCCAAGATCTCCGGCGCCGGCACCTCGACCATCACCGTCGAAGGCGTCACCTCGCTCTCCGGCGCCCGTCATCGCGTGCTGCCGGACCGCATCGAGACCGGCACCTATGCCATGGCCGTCGCCATGGCCGGCGGCGATGTCGTGCTCGAAAATACCGATGTCGCGCTGCTCGAAACCGCACTGGAAACGCTCCGCCGTGCTGGCGCTGATATCTCCGCGACCAATAACGGCATGCGCGTCAGGCGCAATGGCGCCGGCATCAAGCCGGTCGATATCGTCACCGATCCTTTCCCGGGCTTCCCCACGGATCTGCAGGCGCAGTTCATGGCGCTGATGACCCGCTCCTCCGGCATCTCGCATGTCACCGAGACCATCTTCGAAAACCGCTTCATGCACGTGCAGGAGCTTGCCCGGCTTGGCGCCAGGATCTCGCTCTCCGGCCAGACGGCGAAGATCGAGGGTGTCGAGCGCCTGCGCGGCGCGCCCGTCATGGCGACCGATCTGCGCGCCTCCGTCTCGCTCGTCATCGCCGGGCTTGCCGCCGAGGGCGAAACCACGGTCTCCCGCGTCTACCACCTCGACCGCGGTTTCGAGCGGCTCGAAGAGAAGCTGACCCGATGCGGCGCCGTCGTCGAGCGCATCAGCGAGTAA
- a CDS encoding DUF2948 family protein translates to MTDLKLVALDDEDLAIISAHMQDSVFKVGDIDWSPRGAQFALAANRFVWESAARKRRGFERRRAALVFKRVLAVRSLGIDRGNRDEVLSLLALRFEKKGEGPDGTIELALSGTASIALDVECIEVQMADIGGAWQAAAKPRHP, encoded by the coding sequence ATGACCGATCTGAAGCTTGTTGCGCTTGATGACGAGGATCTCGCGATCATATCCGCGCATATGCAGGATAGCGTCTTCAAGGTCGGTGATATCGACTGGTCGCCGCGCGGCGCCCAGTTCGCGCTTGCCGCCAATCGCTTCGTCTGGGAAAGTGCGGCGCGCAAGCGCAGAGGGTTCGAGCGCCGCCGCGCTGCTCTGGTCTTCAAGCGCGTGCTTGCCGTTCGCTCGCTCGGCATCGATCGCGGCAATCGCGATGAGGTGCTGTCGCTGCTGGCGCTGCGTTTCGAGAAGAAGGGCGAGGGACCGGATGGCACGATCGAACTGGCGCTGTCGGGCACGGCCTCGATTGCGCTCGACGTCGAATGCATCGAGGTCCAGATGGCCGATATTGGCGGCGCATGGCAGGCGGCTGCCAAACCTCGCCATCCCTGA
- the hisD gene encoding histidinol dehydrogenase has protein sequence MAIWLDQASEGFEQHFAAFLTTKREVSEDVNSVARAIIDDVRARGDVALAEYSLKFDGIDFAAVPMRVTADEIDAAIEAVPAEVLGALKLAALRIESHHRRQLPKDDIYEDDMGVGLGSRWTAIDAVGLYVPGGTASYPSSVLMNAVPAKVAGVERVVIVVPATGGAVNPAVLAAARLAGVTEIYRVGGAQAIAALAYGTETIAPVAKITGPGNAYVAAAKRHVFGTVGIDMIAGPSEVLVIADRDNNPDWIAADLLAQAEHDASAQAILITDDAEFGKAVEQAVERQLRTLNRAETAAASWRDFGAVILVADLARAIPLANRIAAEHLELAVADPDRLLNGIRNAGAIFIGAHTPEVIGDYVGGSNHVLPTARSARFSSGLSVLDFVKRTSILRLGPQQLRSLGPAAIALAVSEGLDAHARSVAIRLNLD, from the coding sequence TTGGCAATCTGGCTGGATCAGGCATCGGAAGGTTTCGAGCAGCATTTTGCCGCCTTTCTGACGACGAAGCGCGAAGTTTCCGAGGATGTGAATTCAGTCGCACGCGCCATCATCGATGATGTCAGGGCGCGGGGCGATGTGGCGCTGGCTGAATATTCGTTGAAGTTCGACGGCATCGATTTCGCCGCCGTGCCGATGCGCGTGACGGCGGATGAGATCGACGCCGCGATCGAGGCGGTGCCTGCCGAAGTGCTGGGCGCCCTGAAGCTCGCGGCATTGCGCATCGAGAGCCACCATCGCCGTCAGCTGCCGAAGGACGATATCTATGAGGACGACATGGGCGTCGGTCTCGGCTCGCGCTGGACGGCGATCGACGCGGTCGGGCTTTATGTTCCAGGCGGCACCGCGAGCTATCCGAGCTCGGTGCTGATGAATGCGGTGCCGGCCAAGGTCGCCGGCGTCGAGCGCGTCGTCATCGTCGTTCCCGCCACCGGCGGCGCCGTCAATCCGGCGGTGCTCGCCGCCGCCCGGCTTGCCGGTGTCACAGAGATCTACCGTGTCGGGGGCGCTCAGGCGATCGCCGCTCTCGCCTATGGAACCGAGACCATTGCACCGGTCGCCAAGATCACCGGCCCCGGCAATGCCTATGTCGCCGCCGCCAAGCGCCACGTCTTCGGCACTGTGGGCATCGATATGATCGCCGGCCCCTCCGAGGTGCTGGTGATCGCCGACAGGGATAACAACCCGGATTGGATCGCCGCTGACCTTTTGGCGCAGGCCGAGCACGATGCCAGCGCCCAGGCGATCCTCATCACCGATGATGCCGAATTCGGCAAGGCCGTGGAGCAGGCGGTCGAGCGCCAGCTGAGGACGCTGAACCGCGCCGAGACTGCAGCGGCAAGCTGGCGCGATTTCGGCGCCGTCATCCTCGTTGCCGATCTGGCACGGGCCATCCCGCTCGCCAACCGCATCGCAGCCGAGCACCTCGAGCTCGCCGTCGCCGATCCCGATCGGCTGCTCAATGGCATCCGCAACGCCGGCGCGATCTTCATCGGCGCTCATACGCCCGAGGTCATCGGCGATTACGTCGGCGGTTCTAACCACGTGCTGCCGACGGCGCGTTCGGCGCGCTTCTCCTCCGGCCTTTCGGTGCTCGATTTCGTCAAGCGTACCTCGATCCTGCGCCTTGGGCCGCAGCAGTTGCGCAGCCTCGGCCCGGCGGCGATCGCGCTTGCGGTCTCCGAAGGCCTCGATGCCCATGCGCGGTCGGTCGCGATCCGCCTCAACCTTGATTAG
- a CDS encoding UPF0262 family protein translates to MAAGDFRLCDVVLDDTIGRSTPDVEHERAVAIFDLIEENRFEPLGHSGGPYRLNISLVDSKLVFAIKTEEGGDVATHILSLTPFRRIVKDYFMICESYYEAIRSATPSRIEAIDMGRRGIHNEGSQTLKDRLAGKIEVDFDTARRLFTLVCVLYWRG, encoded by the coding sequence ATGGCGGCGGGCGATTTCCGGCTTTGTGACGTCGTCCTCGACGACACGATCGGCCGCTCGACGCCCGATGTCGAGCATGAACGCGCCGTCGCCATCTTCGATCTGATCGAGGAGAACAGGTTCGAGCCGCTCGGCCATTCCGGCGGTCCCTACCGGTTGAACATCTCGCTGGTCGATTCGAAGCTGGTCTTCGCCATCAAGACGGAAGAAGGGGGCGATGTCGCCACCCATATCCTGTCGCTCACCCCTTTCCGGCGGATCGTCAAGGATTACTTCATGATCTGCGAAAGCTATTACGAAGCGATCCGATCGGCGACGCCAAGCCGCATCGAGGCGATCGACATGGGCCGGCGCGGCATCCACAACGAAGGCTCGCAGACGCTGAAAGACAGGCTGGCCGGCAAGATAGAGGTCGATTTCGACACCGCCCGGCGTCTTTTTACGCTGGTCTGCGTGCTCTACTGGCGCGGATGA
- a CDS encoding low molecular weight phosphatase family protein: protein MTAMELAADVEDAKRPGAILFMCGLNAIRSPMAEAIARSILPGNTYIRSAGVRAGERDPFVDVVLEEIGLSLGRRQPQTLEELEDDYFDLIITLSPQAHHAALELTRSNAIDVVYWPTMDPTVVSGTREQILESYREVRDHLAGLIESRLLKRNGIAAQSA from the coding sequence ATGACGGCGATGGAGCTTGCCGCCGATGTCGAGGACGCAAAAAGGCCAGGCGCCATCCTCTTCATGTGCGGGCTGAACGCCATCCGCTCCCCGATGGCCGAAGCGATCGCCCGTAGTATTCTGCCTGGCAATACCTATATAAGGTCCGCCGGCGTTCGCGCCGGCGAGCGCGATCCCTTCGTCGATGTCGTGCTCGAGGAAATCGGGCTTTCCCTCGGGCGCCGCCAGCCGCAGACGCTGGAAGAGCTCGAGGACGATTATTTCGATCTGATCATCACCCTGTCGCCGCAGGCCCATCACGCGGCACTGGAACTGACGCGGTCGAATGCGATCGACGTCGTCTACTGGCCGACCATGGATCCGACGGTCGTCAGCGGAACGCGCGAGCAGATACTGGAAAGCTATCGCGAGGTTCGCGATCACCTCGCCGGCCTCATCGAAAGCCGGCTGCTCAAACGAAATGGCATCGCCGCGCAATCGGCGTGA
- the infA gene encoding translation initiation factor IF-1 — MPKEEVLEFPGIVTELLPNATFRVKLENEHEIIAHTAGRMRKNRIRVLAGDKVLVEMTPYDLTKGRITYRFK, encoded by the coding sequence ATGCCGAAAGAAGAAGTCCTCGAATTCCCGGGAATCGTCACCGAACTTCTGCCGAATGCGACGTTTCGCGTGAAGCTTGAAAACGAACACGAGATCATCGCCCACACCGCCGGCCGCATGCGCAAGAACCGCATCCGCGTTCTCGCCGGCGACAAGGTGCTGGTGGAAATGACGCCCTACGATCTGACCAAGGGCCGCATCACCTATCGTTTCAAGTAA
- a CDS encoding Maf-like protein codes for MALKYKLILASGSPRRVDLLNQAGIEPSRLMPMDIDETPKKSEHPRSLARRLSAEKAEAALAAIKGDITWKGSYILSADTVVAVGRRILGKAEFADEALSALHLLSGRNHLVYTGVCLVTPDRKIRQKIVETKVRFKRLSGFEIENYLASGQWRGKAGAYGIQGLAGTFVQKMVGSYTNVVGLPLYETILLLTGEGFDVHSRWPEA; via the coding sequence ATGGCGCTGAAATACAAGCTCATTCTGGCCTCGGGCTCGCCCCGCCGCGTCGACCTGCTCAACCAGGCCGGCATCGAGCCTTCGCGCCTGATGCCGATGGATATCGACGAGACGCCGAAGAAATCGGAGCATCCGCGTTCGCTCGCCCGAAGGCTTTCGGCCGAGAAGGCCGAGGCAGCACTTGCAGCGATCAAGGGCGATATCACCTGGAAGGGCAGCTATATCCTGTCTGCCGATACCGTGGTCGCCGTCGGCCGGCGCATTCTCGGCAAGGCCGAGTTCGCCGATGAGGCGTTGAGCGCGCTGCATCTCCTGTCGGGACGCAACCATCTCGTCTATACCGGCGTTTGCCTGGTGACGCCGGATCGCAAGATCCGCCAGAAGATCGTCGAGACCAAGGTGCGCTTCAAGCGGCTGTCCGGTTTCGAGATCGAGAACTACCTGGCCTCCGGCCAGTGGCGCGGCAAGGCGGGCGCTTACGGCATCCAGGGCCTTGCCGGCACCTTCGTGCAGAAGATGGTGGGCTCCTACACCAATGTCGTCGGCCTGCCGCTTTATGAAACCATTCTGCTTCTGACCGGCGAGGGCTTCGATGTGCATAGCCGGTGGCCCGAGGCCTGA
- the yacG gene encoding DNA gyrase inhibitor YacG: MPEDKKTAAKVEPLRKTHPCPECGKPSNREHYPFCSNRCREVDLSRWLTGSYAIPVADDETKADYSDEEN, from the coding sequence ATGCCCGAAGACAAGAAGACCGCCGCCAAGGTCGAACCGCTGCGCAAGACGCACCCTTGCCCGGAATGCGGCAAACCATCGAACCGCGAACATTATCCCTTCTGCTCCAACCGCTGCCGTGAGGTCGATCTCTCTCGCTGGCTGACCGGCTCCTATGCCATTCCGGTGGCCGACGACGAGACGAAGGCGGATTATTCCGACGAGGAAAATTGA
- the nhaA gene encoding Na+/H+ antiporter NhaA translates to MSSPISPGLIRSTLRQFLDSEASGGLVLMAVAFAAIVTANSPLAEGYFHALHVYLGPLSLLHWINDALMALFFLLVGLEIKREMLDGQLSSWSRRILPGAAALGGMVFPALFYILFNWENPAALRGWAIPTATDIAFALGVISLFGPRVPASLKIFLAALAIIDDLGAVVVIALFYTNDLNLLALAGAAAVLAALYGMNRNKILKLWPYLMLGAVLWVLVFASGIHATLAGVLLALTIPLKVTPGTREASHDQSPLHHLEHILHKPVAFVVVPVFGFANAGVSFSGVSAATLTEPLTLGVAAGLLLGKLVGVLGTVFLLVKLGLADLPAKANWGQMTGVAVLCGIGFTMSLFIGLLAFDDPTIQDHVKMGILLGSLLSGMVGAALLATFKRRL, encoded by the coding sequence GTGTCGTCGCCCATCTCTCCAGGCCTCATCCGATCCACGCTTCGCCAATTCCTCGACAGCGAAGCTTCAGGCGGTCTCGTCCTGATGGCGGTGGCCTTCGCTGCCATCGTGACGGCGAACTCACCGCTTGCAGAAGGCTACTTCCACGCCCTTCACGTCTATCTGGGGCCGCTCAGCCTGCTGCACTGGATCAATGACGCGCTGATGGCGCTGTTCTTTCTCCTCGTTGGGCTCGAGATCAAACGCGAAATGCTGGACGGCCAGCTCTCCAGCTGGAGCCGCCGTATTCTTCCGGGCGCGGCGGCACTGGGAGGCATGGTCTTCCCTGCCCTCTTCTACATCTTGTTCAACTGGGAAAACCCGGCCGCGCTGCGTGGCTGGGCGATTCCGACCGCGACGGACATCGCGTTCGCCCTGGGCGTCATCTCGCTGTTCGGTCCGCGCGTGCCTGCGTCGTTGAAGATCTTCCTGGCGGCACTGGCGATCATCGATGACCTGGGGGCCGTCGTGGTGATTGCGCTGTTCTACACGAATGATCTCAACCTCCTGGCGCTTGCAGGGGCCGCGGCGGTGCTCGCGGCGCTCTATGGCATGAATCGCAATAAGATTTTGAAGCTCTGGCCATATCTGATGCTCGGCGCCGTTCTCTGGGTGCTCGTCTTCGCATCCGGTATCCACGCGACGCTGGCCGGCGTTCTTCTTGCTCTTACCATTCCGCTGAAGGTGACGCCGGGAACACGCGAGGCAAGCCACGACCAGTCGCCGTTGCACCATCTCGAGCACATCCTGCACAAGCCCGTCGCATTCGTCGTCGTTCCGGTCTTCGGCTTCGCCAATGCCGGCGTCTCCTTCTCCGGCGTCTCCGCCGCGACGCTGACGGAACCACTGACACTCGGCGTGGCGGCAGGTCTGCTGCTTGGAAAACTGGTCGGCGTCCTCGGCACGGTCTTCCTGCTCGTCAAACTCGGCCTCGCCGACCTCCCCGCAAAGGCGAACTGGGGGCAGATGACCGGTGTTGCCGTCCTCTGCGGCATAGGCTTCACCATGAGCCTTTTCATCGGGTTGCTTGCATTTGACGATCCCACCATCCAAGACCATGTGAAGATGGGCATCCTGCTGGGGTCTCTGCTGTCCGGCATGGTCGGCGCGGCGCTCCTCGCAACGTTCAAGCGGCGATTGTGA
- a CDS encoding DUF2282 domain-containing protein, with the protein MNRSTLTLALAGSLATALSSAAFAAPLPAEKMVGNEKCYGIALKGQNDCAAGAGTTCAGTSTMDYQGNAWKAVPAGTCTSMNVNGHMGKLEPTKG; encoded by the coding sequence ATGAACCGTTCCACTCTGACCCTTGCCCTCGCAGGCTCGCTCGCCACCGCGCTTTCATCCGCTGCCTTCGCCGCGCCGCTGCCGGCGGAGAAAATGGTGGGCAACGAGAAATGCTATGGCATCGCGCTCAAGGGTCAAAATGATTGCGCCGCCGGTGCCGGCACGACCTGCGCGGGCACATCGACGATGGATTATCAGGGCAACGCCTGGAAGGCTGTCCCGGCCGGCACTTGCACCAGCATGAACGTCAACGGGCACATGGGTAAGCTCGAGCCGACCAAAGGCTGA
- a CDS encoding DUF692 domain-containing protein has product MTASANQPVLLPPRAGLGLKPEHYGTILADLPDVGFFEVHAENYMGAGGPPHRYLQAITEHYPLSLHGVGLSIGAARGLDKAHLKRLRSLLDRYRPQSFSEHLAWSTHDTGFLNDLLPLPYTEETLLRVIDHVDETQQALGRQLLLENPSTYILFADSTIDEVDFLATIAERTGCGLLLDVNNVMVSAVNHRLDAATYIDRFPVELVGEIHLAGYDETIDPAGDRLLIDAHATAVKSDVLALYKHTLARTGALPTLIEWDNNIPDFATLYSEAKSVDAMLASERFRRGGRGIRAA; this is encoded by the coding sequence ATGACCGCTTCAGCAAACCAGCCCGTCCTCCTGCCGCCGCGGGCCGGCCTCGGCCTTAAACCCGAGCATTACGGGACTATTCTGGCCGATCTGCCGGATGTCGGCTTCTTTGAGGTGCACGCCGAGAACTACATGGGCGCAGGTGGGCCGCCGCATCGCTATCTCCAAGCCATCACGGAACACTATCCGCTTTCGCTGCACGGCGTCGGCTTGTCGATCGGCGCGGCGCGTGGGCTCGACAAGGCACATCTGAAGCGGCTTCGCAGCTTGCTCGACCGCTACCGCCCGCAGAGTTTTTCCGAACATCTGGCCTGGTCGACGCATGACACGGGATTTCTCAACGACTTGTTGCCGCTGCCCTATACGGAGGAAACGCTGCTGCGCGTCATCGACCATGTCGATGAAACGCAACAGGCGCTAGGGCGGCAATTGCTGCTGGAAAACCCTTCTACCTATATACTGTTCGCCGACAGTACGATCGATGAAGTGGATTTTCTGGCGACGATCGCTGAGCGCACGGGCTGTGGCCTTCTGCTCGACGTCAACAATGTGATGGTCTCGGCGGTGAACCATCGGCTCGATGCCGCCACCTACATAGATCGTTTTCCGGTCGAACTCGTCGGCGAGATTCACCTCGCCGGTTACGACGAAACCATCGACCCTGCCGGCGATCGGCTGCTGATTGACGCGCACGCGACGGCGGTGAAGAGCGACGTCTTGGCCCTCTACAAACATACCCTCGCGCGCACCGGGGCGCTCCCGACGCTGATCGAATGGGACAACAATATTCCGGATTTCGCTACGCTGTATTCAGAGGCGAAAAGTGTGGATGCGATGCTCGCTTCCGAAAGGTTTCGCCGCGGCGGGCGCGGGATCCGGGCGGCGTGA
- a CDS encoding DNA-binding domain-containing protein, whose protein sequence is MDFATSQTAFADALLHADRPVPGGIINARGKPDAARFAVYRNNVFVGLTKALAQRFPVTERLVGAEFFVAMARAYAQDHKPSSPLIMEYGDDFPDFITGFEPARSLAYLPDVARLEAAWTDAYHAADSAPLDLAALKAVAPEMLSNLRLVPHPSAHLIQSRFPVGSIWSAHQEEMVSPVSDWGGQAVLVVRPEISVKVHVLPPQDAVFAASLFNAATLGEAAEAAFTAAKGFDFGTALVGLAGLGAFSTLQHCKGNSK, encoded by the coding sequence ATGGATTTCGCAACCAGCCAAACCGCCTTTGCCGATGCCTTGCTGCATGCTGACCGGCCGGTGCCGGGAGGCATCATCAACGCACGCGGCAAACCCGACGCTGCGCGCTTTGCCGTATACCGCAACAATGTGTTCGTCGGGCTGACAAAGGCGTTGGCGCAACGTTTTCCGGTGACCGAGCGGCTCGTTGGCGCGGAATTCTTCGTGGCCATGGCGCGGGCCTACGCCCAGGATCACAAGCCGTCCTCACCGCTGATCATGGAATATGGCGACGATTTCCCCGACTTCATAACAGGCTTTGAGCCTGCTAGGTCGCTTGCCTATCTGCCCGATGTCGCCCGGCTCGAGGCGGCTTGGACGGACGCTTACCACGCTGCAGACAGCGCCCCTCTCGATCTTGCGGCGCTCAAAGCCGTGGCGCCCGAGATGCTTTCCAACCTGCGGCTCGTCCCACACCCCTCGGCGCACCTGATCCAGTCGAGATTTCCGGTTGGTTCGATCTGGAGCGCACATCAAGAGGAGATGGTTTCGCCGGTCTCCGACTGGGGCGGGCAAGCTGTCCTGGTCGTACGACCGGAGATATCGGTCAAAGTTCATGTCCTGCCGCCTCAGGACGCCGTCTTTGCGGCCTCGTTGTTCAATGCCGCCACCCTTGGCGAGGCGGCAGAGGCGGCATTTACAGCTGCCAAGGGATTCGATTTCGGAACGGCGCTGGTCGGTCTTGCCGGTCTCGGGGCGTTCAGCACCCTTCAACACTGTAAAGGAAACTCCAAATGA
- a CDS encoding DoxX family protein, whose protein sequence is MKTEVAPSHGFGAAAASLITRAESLLASVPQSLPLLGLRFALAVPFFRSGLTKWDGFLTLSSGAKYLFEQEFKLHIFGSAIAYPFPLTMAVAAGIGELILPILLILGLATRFAALGLLLMTAIIQLTIPEGWANFHLPWAAIALALVVFGGGRIAVDPFVMPRRK, encoded by the coding sequence ATGAAAACCGAAGTGGCCCCTTCGCACGGCTTTGGTGCCGCCGCTGCCTCCCTCATCACCCGCGCCGAAAGCCTGCTCGCCTCTGTTCCCCAGTCGCTGCCGCTGCTGGGGCTGCGTTTTGCTCTTGCTGTTCCCTTCTTTAGATCGGGGCTGACAAAATGGGACGGGTTCCTGACGCTTTCGTCAGGCGCAAAATATCTTTTCGAGCAGGAGTTCAAGCTTCATATCTTCGGCAGCGCAATTGCCTATCCGTTTCCTCTGACGATGGCGGTCGCAGCCGGAATCGGAGAATTGATCCTGCCAATTCTGTTGATCCTCGGCTTGGCCACACGCTTCGCCGCTCTCGGCCTGCTATTGATGACGGCGATTATCCAGCTCACCATCCCGGAGGGCTGGGCGAATTTTCACTTGCCCTGGGCGGCAATAGCGCTGGCATTGGTCGTGTTCGGTGGGGGCAGGATCGCGGTTGATCCGTTTGTGATGCCGCGCCGCAAATGA
- a CDS encoding acetyl-CoA hydrolase/transferase family protein, with the protein MFKDRFRSTRLWDRIVDAAEAARLITDGMTVGMSGFTRAGEAKAVPLALAERARRDPLKITLMTGASLGHNLDSTLTEAHVIARRMPFQSDPVLRRAINAGEVMFIDQHLSETAEFLRSGQLAPVDVAVVEATAITEDGGIVPTTSVGNSASFALLAPKVIVEINLSQPEALEGLHDIYVPAARPSRQAIPIVVPESRIGLPFIPIPMEKIAAIVVTQSSDSDSAVEAPDVETDAIACHLTEFLLREVRRGRLTERLLPLQAGIGTIANAVLQRFAETPFHDLTMYSEVLQDSAFDLIDAGKLGFASASSMTLSTQKHRRVLSEIERYRRRLILRPQEISNHPEVIRRLGIIAINTALEFDIYGNVNSTHVGGTQIMNGIGGSGEFARNAHMSIFVTKSLAKKGTISRVVPMVSHVDHCEHDVDIVVTEIGLADLRGLAPRERAEVIIANCVHPTYRQALADYYRRALLRGGHTPHLLEEALGWHDALRRTGKMLP; encoded by the coding sequence ATGTTCAAGGACCGGTTTCGGAGCACTCGGCTGTGGGATCGTATCGTCGATGCCGCAGAGGCCGCGCGGCTGATCACCGATGGCATGACCGTCGGCATGAGTGGGTTCACCAGAGCCGGTGAGGCTAAGGCCGTGCCGCTGGCGCTGGCGGAGCGGGCAAGACGCGATCCGCTGAAGATCACGCTGATGACCGGCGCCTCGCTCGGCCACAATCTCGACAGCACGCTCACCGAGGCCCACGTCATCGCGCGCCGCATGCCGTTCCAATCCGATCCCGTCTTACGCCGGGCGATCAATGCCGGCGAAGTGATGTTCATCGACCAGCACCTGTCGGAGACGGCGGAATTCCTGCGAAGCGGCCAGCTTGCGCCGGTGGATGTGGCCGTCGTCGAGGCGACCGCGATTACCGAGGATGGCGGCATTGTGCCCACAACCTCCGTCGGCAATTCGGCAAGTTTCGCCCTTCTCGCACCGAAGGTGATCGTCGAGATCAACCTGTCGCAGCCGGAAGCATTGGAAGGTCTACATGATATCTATGTCCCGGCGGCGCGGCCGAGCCGGCAGGCGATCCCCATCGTTGTGCCCGAAAGCCGCATCGGCCTACCCTTCATTCCGATCCCGATGGAAAAGATCGCCGCGATTGTCGTCACCCAGAGCAGCGACAGCGATTCAGCGGTGGAGGCGCCGGATGTCGAAACCGATGCGATCGCCTGTCATCTTACTGAGTTCCTGCTGCGTGAGGTGCGGCGCGGTCGCCTGACGGAGAGATTGCTGCCGCTCCAGGCGGGCATCGGAACGATCGCCAACGCGGTGCTCCAGAGGTTCGCGGAAACACCGTTCCACGATCTGACCATGTATTCGGAGGTGCTGCAGGATTCGGCCTTCGATCTCATCGACGCCGGCAAGCTCGGATTCGCATCAGCGTCGTCCATGACGCTTTCAACGCAGAAACACCGGCGTGTGCTTTCGGAGATCGAACGCTACAGACGGCGGCTCATCCTGCGCCCACAGGAAATCAGCAATCATCCCGAAGTCATTCGGCGGCTCGGCATCATCGCCATCAACACGGCGCTGGAATTCGACATTTACGGCAACGTCAACTCGACCCATGTCGGCGGCACCCAAATCATGAACGGCATTGGCGGCTCCGGCGAGTTCGCTCGCAATGCCCACATGTCGATCTTCGTGACCAAGTCGCTTGCCAAGAAGGGAACGATCTCGCGCGTCGTACCGATGGTCAGCCATGTCGACCATTGCGAGCATGACGTCGATATTGTCGTGACGGAAATCGGCCTTGCGGATCTTCGCGGCCTGGCCCCTAGGGAGCGGGCGGAGGTCATCATCGCCAACTGCGTGCATCCGACCTATCGTCAGGCGCTGGCAGATTATTATCGGCGCGCGCTGCTGCGCGGCGGTCACACGCCTCATCTCCTCGAGGAGGCGCTCGGTTGGCATGACGCCCTACGCCGGACGGGAAAGATGCTACCGTAG